The window AGACCACCCGGAGTATCGAGTTTAATTATCAGACATTCTGCATCTTCAGCTTCGGCAATACTTATTGCCCGGAGGATATAGGCGCTGCTCGCAGGACTGATGACCCCGCTGAGTTCTCCAATTAATACTCGATTCCCCTGAAAGAGGATTAGTATCATTAAAAGAGGCATGAACAATGATAATCACCAGAACCACTATGTCAAGAGGGATAAAATTATTCTTGACGCACTCTTTTTTTTGAATATTATTACCGGTGGAGGCCGGCATGAATGCCCGATTTTTTCCTGTCGCTTTTCTTATCCTTTTGTTCATCCATTGTGTGAGTAAAGTAAATAATCCACCTGATGCACCCGGTAAACCTAATGGACCTGCCTATGGTTATATAGATTCGGTGTACAAATTTTCCGCCTCCACCAGTGACCCGGATGGTGATAATGTTTCCATTCGTTTTTCTTGGGGTGATGGTGATACTTCTAACTGGACCGATTATATTCCCAGCGGTAGTTCGTTCTCAGTTTCTCATGCATTTGGTGATACTGGAAGATATAGCGTTACTGCTCAGGCAAAAGATGAGGATGATGCAATTTCCAACTGGTCTGCAGCCCACACTATCCGAATCTTGGTTTACGGCGCTAATAACTACCCGGATGCCCCAGTAAAACCGTCAGGACCATCAATAGGCAAACCGGACAGTTTTTATTCATTTTCAACTTATGCCTATGACCCTGATGGTGATAGTATTTCTATCCGCTTTTCCTGGGGCGATGGCGATACATCAGGGTGGAGCGATTATGTGGCTAATAATACTTCAGTGGTCGATTCCCATGTCTGGTGTTCGCCAGGGAATTATTATATAAAAGCCCAAGCGAAAGATATCCATGGTGCACTCTCACCCTGGTCCGCAATAAAGAGCATTGCAATCGTAACCAATTATCCACCAAATACACCTTCAACGCCTACTGGACCATCAACTGGATTTGTAGATAGTGTATATCTATTTTCATCAACTGCAACCGACCCGGAAGGTGATAGTATTTCAATCCGGTTTTCCTGGGGTGATGGTGATACATCTGCCTGGAGTTATTATGTTTACGGTGGCAACCCGGTGCATATGTATCATTCCTGGCAAAATCCCGGTACTTATTACATCAAAGCACAGGCAAAGGATGGTAAAGGTGCTTTATCAAATTGGTCTGGCAGCAAACAAATTACAATTTCTTCAACAACAAATCATCCACCTGATAAGCCATTAACTCCAATGGGTCCTACAGTTGGTTATGTTGATTCTGTTTATTACTACACTTCATCTGCGGTTGACCCTGATGGTGATAGTATTGCGATAAGATTTGACTGGGGAGATGGGACGATTTCTGAATGGAGTAATTATTTTACGAGCGGTTCTTC of the candidate division WOR-3 bacterium genome contains:
- a CDS encoding PKD domain-containing protein; translated protein: MNARFFPVAFLILLFIHCVSKVNNPPDAPGKPNGPAYGYIDSVYKFSASTSDPDGDNVSIRFSWGDGDTSNWTDYIPSGSSFSVSHAFGDTGRYSVTAQAKDEDDAISNWSAAHTIRILVYGANNYPDAPVKPSGPSIGKPDSFYSFSTYAYDPDGDSISIRFSWGDGDTSGWSDYVANNTSVVDSHVWCSPGNYYIKAQAKDIHGALSPWSAIKSIAIVTNYPPNTPSTPTGPSTGFVDSVYLFSSTATDPEGDSISIRFSWGDGDTSAWSYYVYGGNPVHMYHSWQNPGTYYIKAQAKDGKGALSNWSGSKQITISSTTNHPPDKPLTPMGPTVGYVDSVYYYTSSAVDPDGDSIAIRFDWGDGTISEWSNYFTSGSSISLSHFWTYPGFYYISAQAKDKKGALSGWSDSLEIRIYW